A genomic window from Terrisporobacter glycolicus ATCC 14880 = DSM 1288 includes:
- a CDS encoding heavy metal translocating P-type ATPase, translating to MSSRKIFLLLKNIDCASCTSKIESEVKKIDGVLNSSVNFVSSKLEVEIDKSKNDEIIIDNIKSIIKKVEPNINIVEDNKFDSEVDKEEKYKRCQMGSLIVGSIIFFLAIILNLSPREEFILFLVSYILLGGDVVIKAISNIFKGNIFDENFLMSAATIGAFTIKQYAEGVAVMLFYKIGENFQSYAVNKSRKSISSLMDIRPDYANLKTNNETIRVSPQDVKINDIIIVKAGEKIPLDGEVIKGKSMLNTSALTGESVPVKVEEGSNVLSGSINNNGVLEIKVSKIFEESTVSKILDLVENASSNKAETENFITKFAKYYTPVVVIIALGLAIIPPLLLKNNLWSDWIYRSLVFLVVSCPCALVISIPLGFFSGIGTASKNGLLIKGSNYLESLSKVETVVFDKTGTLTKGVFKVTKINNVDVSKDELLEYAAYAEYYSNHPIGISIVKEYGKEIDKNNIKDYNEISGHGLSVIINNKKILAGNAKLMNKEKIKYNEKVETGTVVHIAVDSKYYGYIIISDEIKEDSKKAIKGLRKIGIKKLVMLTGDSKVVAQNVATELNLDEVESELLPDEKVKKIEQLYEEKGAKGALAFVGDGINDAPVLVVADVGVAMGGLGSDAAIEAADVVIMNDETSKLIDGINIAKRTEKIVWQNIILALFVKFIVLFLGAMGFANMWQAVFADVGVTLIAVINSIRIMKYSNI from the coding sequence ATGTCATCACGAAAAATCTTTTTATTGCTCAAAAACATAGATTGTGCAAGTTGTACAAGTAAAATTGAATCTGAAGTGAAAAAAATTGATGGTGTATTAAATTCGTCAGTAAACTTTGTATCATCAAAGTTGGAAGTAGAAATAGATAAGAGTAAAAATGATGAAATTATTATAGATAATATTAAAAGTATAATAAAAAAAGTAGAGCCCAATATTAATATTGTTGAAGATAATAAATTTGATAGTGAAGTGGATAAAGAAGAAAAATATAAAAGGTGCCAGATGGGTTCATTAATAGTAGGCTCTATAATTTTTTTCTTGGCTATAATACTAAACCTTTCGCCAAGGGAGGAATTTATATTATTCCTTGTAAGTTACATTTTATTAGGTGGAGATGTGGTTATAAAAGCAATATCAAATATATTTAAAGGCAACATATTTGATGAAAATTTTTTAATGTCTGCAGCAACAATAGGAGCTTTTACTATAAAACAATATGCAGAAGGTGTGGCAGTTATGTTATTTTATAAGATTGGAGAAAATTTTCAATCTTATGCTGTTAATAAATCAAGAAAATCAATTTCATCATTGATGGATATTAGACCAGATTATGCAAATTTAAAAACAAATAATGAAACTATAAGAGTATCTCCACAAGATGTAAAAATAAATGATATTATTATTGTGAAAGCTGGTGAAAAAATACCATTAGATGGTGAAGTTATTAAGGGAAAGTCAATGCTAAACACATCTGCTCTTACTGGTGAATCTGTGCCAGTAAAAGTTGAAGAAGGAAGCAACGTGTTATCTGGGTCAATAAATAATAATGGAGTTTTAGAAATAAAAGTAAGTAAGATATTTGAAGAGTCAACAGTTTCTAAAATATTAGATTTAGTGGAAAATGCAAGTAGTAATAAAGCAGAAACTGAAAATTTTATTACTAAATTTGCTAAATACTATACGCCGGTAGTTGTTATAATTGCCTTAGGACTTGCCATAATTCCTCCTTTATTATTAAAAAATAATTTATGGTCTGATTGGATATATAGATCATTAGTATTTTTAGTAGTATCTTGCCCTTGTGCACTGGTAATTTCCATACCTTTAGGATTTTTCTCAGGTATTGGGACAGCATCTAAAAATGGATTACTGATTAAAGGAAGTAATTATTTGGAGTCTTTGAGTAAGGTTGAAACTGTGGTATTTGACAAAACAGGAACTCTTACAAAGGGAGTATTTAAAGTAACAAAAATAAATAACGTGGATGTATCTAAGGATGAGCTTTTAGAATATGCAGCGTATGCAGAGTATTACTCAAACCATCCCATAGGTATATCTATAGTAAAAGAATATGGAAAAGAAATAGATAAAAATAATATAAAAGATTATAATGAAATATCAGGACATGGACTAAGTGTTATCATAAATAATAAAAAGATATTAGCTGGAAATGCCAAGTTAATGAATAAAGAAAAAATTAAATATAATGAAAAGGTAGAAACAGGCACAGTAGTTCATATAGCAGTAGATTCAAAGTATTATGGATATATAATTATTTCAGATGAAATTAAAGAAGATTCGAAAAAAGCCATAAAAGGACTTAGAAAAATTGGTATAAAAAAATTAGTTATGCTAACTGGTGACAGTAAAGTAGTAGCACAAAATGTAGCAACAGAGCTAAACTTAGATGAGGTTGAATCTGAGTTATTACCAGATGAAAAGGTGAAGAAAATAGAACAGTTATATGAAGAAAAAGGTGCTAAAGGTGCTTTGGCGTTTGTAGGTGATGGCATAAATGATGCTCCGGTGCTTGTTGTAGCTGATGTAGGTGTAGCAATGGGTGGATTAGGTTCAGATGCAGCTATAGAAGCTGCTGATGTAGTTATAATGAATGATGAAACTTCTAAATTAATAGATGGCATAAATATTGCAAAAAGAACGGAAAAGATTGTATGGCAAAATATTATACTTGCTTTATTTGTTAAATTTATAGTTTTATTTTTGGGAGCAATGGGTTTTGCAAATATGTGGCAAGCTGTATTTGCAGATGTGGGAGTAACATTAATAGCTGTTATTAATTCAATTAGAATAATGAAGTATAGTAATATTTAA
- a CDS encoding GH25 family lysozyme: MKKYTKSFLALSLSFTIVSQNIMIITNAQETDSVQITEKLSSNKVAINDNSYQPDPEENPKYNMGRQDEMSLYSTTRALPNLQVKPITKPNLIGQGVVKTSNLNVRSGPSTSYGVIGTITSGTNVEVLDRSGSWYKISYNNTYGYVSGTYITLSPAQLGIDVSKWNGSIDWNKVKASGVDYVIIRAGYGSSTVDPYFHENIKGAINAGVEVGVYWFSYATTSAKAKIEAQKCVETIAPYKDKISYPVFFDFEYDSVDYALNQGVTVTKSLATSMSNAFLDYVESQGYMGGLYTNNDFGSRYFSDELLSSSYLWIAQYSSTIHIQDHI; the protein is encoded by the coding sequence ATGAAAAAATATACAAAATCATTTCTAGCATTATCATTATCGTTTACAATAGTTTCTCAAAATATAATGATAATAACAAATGCACAAGAGACAGATTCTGTACAAATTACTGAGAAATTATCATCAAACAAAGTAGCTATTAATGACAATTCTTATCAACCTGATCCAGAAGAAAACCCAAAGTATAATATGGGGCGTCAAGATGAGATGAGTCTTTATAGTACAACTCGTGCATTACCTAATTTACAGGTAAAGCCAATTACTAAACCGAACCTTATTGGGCAAGGTGTGGTTAAGACAAGTAATTTAAATGTTAGAAGTGGACCATCAACTTCTTATGGCGTTATAGGAACAATAACAAGTGGTACTAATGTGGAAGTTTTAGACAGAAGTGGAAGTTGGTATAAAATATCTTATAATAATACATATGGATATGTTTCAGGAACTTATATTACTTTAAGTCCAGCACAGCTAGGAATTGATGTAAGTAAATGGAACGGTTCAATAGATTGGAATAAAGTAAAAGCAAGTGGTGTAGATTATGTAATAATAAGAGCTGGTTACGGTTCTTCTACAGTTGACCCATATTTCCATGAAAATATAAAAGGAGCTATAAATGCAGGTGTTGAAGTTGGAGTTTACTGGTTTAGTTATGCCACTACTAGCGCCAAAGCAAAGATAGAAGCACAAAAATGTGTAGAAACTATTGCTCCTTATAAAGATAAAATATCATATCCAGTATTTTTTGACTTTGAGTATGATAGTGTTGATTATGCATTAAATCAAGGTGTAACAGTGACAAAAAGTTTAGCTACGAGTATGTCTAATGCATTTCTAGATTATGTTGAAAGTCAAGGATATATGGGTGGGTTGTATACTAATAATGATTTTGGAAGTAGATATTTTTCAGATGAGTTGCTTTCATCAAGTTATTTATGGATAGCTCAGTATTCATCTACAATACATATCCAAGACCATATATGA
- a CDS encoding SH3 domain-containing protein, with translation MDSSVFIYNTYPRPYMMWQYTDKGTIEGIGTSTSPKYFDMNYTFLLPKPIKAIDLSNATVGAISQQEYTGKEIKPSIKVSYSGKELVLDKDYKASYSNNISVGTATVKITGIGDYTGNITTSFKIVNNSPDKVTGLTLKSKTTNSLTLSWTKVSNSDGYEVYKYDDSTSSYKLLKTITGNANNSYTDSNLKAKTSYTYKVRAYKKVDSKTLYGEYSSSIKGQTDSELSVIKTGTTKSGVNVRSGPSSSYEKVGYLNGGTKVEIVEIDAKTGWYKIKYNNGYAYVSNSYVIVEKESITPGITKSGVNVRSGPSTNYKKVGYLNGGTKVEIVGTDAKTGWYKIKYNNGYAYVSNIYVSIENESTRPGITTSGVNVRSGPSTSYKKVGYLNSGTKVDIIGTDAKTGWYKIKYNNEYAYASNLYVAEIKTGTTKSGVNVRSGPSSSYGKVGYLNGGTKVKIVGTDAKTGWYKIVYNKGFAYVSNLYVTINK, from the coding sequence ATGGATAGCTCAGTATTCATCTACAATACATATCCAAGACCATATATGATGTGGCAATATACTGATAAGGGTACAATAGAAGGTATTGGTACTTCTACTAGTCCAAAGTACTTTGACATGAACTATACATTCTTATTACCTAAACCTATTAAAGCAATTGATTTATCTAATGCAACTGTAGGTGCAATAAGTCAACAAGAGTATACAGGTAAAGAAATAAAACCAAGTATAAAGGTAAGTTATAGCGGAAAAGAGCTAGTATTAGACAAAGATTATAAGGCTAGTTACTCTAATAATATTTCTGTTGGTACTGCCACTGTAAAAATTACAGGAATTGGAGATTATACTGGAAATATAACAACTTCATTTAAAATAGTTAATAATTCTCCAGATAAGGTCACAGGTTTGACTCTAAAATCTAAAACTACAAACTCTTTAACATTATCATGGACAAAAGTTAGTAATTCAGATGGATATGAAGTTTACAAATATGATGATAGCACTAGTTCATATAAATTATTAAAAACAATTACAGGAAATGCAAATAATTCATATACAGATTCTAACCTTAAAGCTAAGACATCTTATACTTATAAAGTAAGAGCGTATAAAAAGGTCGATAGTAAAACTTTATATGGAGAATACTCTTCATCAATAAAAGGACAAACTGATTCTGAACTTAGTGTAATAAAAACAGGAACAACAAAATCAGGAGTAAATGTAAGAAGCGGACCATCATCAAGCTATGAAAAAGTAGGATATTTAAATGGTGGAACAAAAGTAGAAATAGTAGAAATAGATGCAAAAACAGGATGGTATAAAATAAAATACAATAATGGATATGCATATGTGTCTAATAGTTATGTAATTGTAGAAAAAGAATCTATAACACCGGGAATAACAAAATCAGGAGTAAATGTAAGAAGTGGACCATCAACAAATTATAAAAAAGTAGGATATTTAAATGGTGGAACGAAAGTGGAAATAGTAGGTACAGATGCAAAAACAGGATGGTATAAAATAAAATACAATAATGGATATGCATATGTATCTAATATTTATGTAAGTATTGAAAATGAATCAACAAGACCTGGAATAACAACATCAGGAGTAAATGTAAGAAGTGGACCATCAACAAGTTATAAAAAAGTAGGATATTTAAATAGTGGAACAAAAGTAGATATAATAGGTACAGATGCAAAAACAGGATGGTACAAAATTAAATATAATAACGAATATGCTTATGCGTCTAATCTATATGTAGCTGAAATCAAAACAGGAACAACAAAATCAGGAGTAAATGTAAGAAGTGGGCCATCATCAAGTTATGGAAAAGTAGGATATTTAAATGGTGGAACAAAAGTAAAAATAGTAGGTACAGATGCAAAAACAGGATGGTATAAAATAGTATACAATAAAGGTTTTGCTTATGTTTCTAATTTATATGTAACTATAAATAAATAA
- a CDS encoding sensor domain-containing diguanylate cyclase/phosphohydrolase produces MVKRLGDECENYKEKHHLMTKFIDTIPFSMWLKDLEGKYVFVNKEFEIETGLKREDILNKTDYDILNKEEADIYIKDDEFVLETKQGVHRYYNIGEKCVKTTKNPFLNDEGELLGIAGISEDVTEKNNLIKELSKLSITDGDTGLLNKDYFNKKIKELDTPLNYPLSLILGDINDLKLTNDALGHIEGDNLIHNICSILKKSCRKDDLIFRIGGDEIAILMPHTSEEIARKIEFRIIENCKRLDSNKIPCSISLGVACKKSTDDNMKNVIKRADKEIYKQKLILKNEVSVIQKLDDIINILENKNIYCKIHSKNVLKCAQIIGNEIKLSKSEMYDLELSARYHHIGMITMTDEDISEIFIISNDYKLNKIVSSNVEASFRIMQLNQQYYKVARAILTHHENWDGSGFPFGLWGKNISIYSRIIHVCDDYVLEMIRGMYVGADDPIQRSIDKILYGSGTKYDPKIVEIFKQNLEKIKNMDY; encoded by the coding sequence ATGGTGAAGAGACTGGGTGATGAATGCGAAAATTATAAGGAAAAACATCATTTAATGACTAAATTTATAGATACAATTCCATTTTCCATGTGGCTTAAAGATTTAGAAGGAAAATATGTATTTGTAAATAAAGAGTTTGAAATAGAAACTGGATTAAAAAGAGAAGATATCTTGAATAAAACGGATTATGATATATTAAATAAAGAAGAAGCAGATATATATATAAAAGATGATGAATTTGTTCTGGAAACAAAACAAGGTGTTCACAGATATTATAATATTGGAGAGAAATGTGTAAAAACTACTAAAAATCCATTTCTTAATGATGAAGGAGAGTTACTAGGGATAGCAGGTATATCAGAAGACGTAACAGAAAAAAATAATTTAATAAAAGAACTAAGTAAGCTTAGTATAACAGATGGGGATACGGGATTACTAAACAAAGATTATTTTAATAAAAAAATAAAAGAACTTGATACACCATTAAACTACCCACTGAGCTTAATATTAGGAGATATAAATGATTTAAAGCTTACAAATGACGCCCTTGGACATATTGAAGGAGACAATCTTATTCATAATATATGTTCTATTTTAAAAAAGTCATGTAGAAAAGATGATTTGATTTTTAGAATTGGTGGAGATGAAATAGCCATACTAATGCCACATACAAGTGAAGAAATTGCAAGAAAAATAGAGTTTCGTATAATAGAAAATTGCAAACGTCTAGATAGCAATAAAATACCATGTAGTATATCTTTAGGTGTTGCATGTAAGAAGTCTACTGATGATAATATGAAAAACGTAATAAAAAGAGCGGATAAAGAAATATATAAGCAAAAATTAATTTTGAAAAATGAAGTTTCAGTGATACAAAAACTAGATGATATTATTAATATTTTAGAAAATAAAAATATATATTGTAAAATACATTCAAAAAATGTACTTAAATGTGCTCAAATTATTGGAAATGAAATAAAGTTATCTAAGAGTGAAATGTATGACTTAGAATTATCTGCTAGATATCATCATATTGGAATGATCACAATGACTGATGAAGATATATCAGAAATATTTATTATTAGTAACGACTATAAGCTTAATAAAATAGTAAGTAGCAATGTGGAAGCAAGCTTTAGAATAATGCAGTTAAATCAACAATATTATAAAGTTGCTAGAGCTATACTAACACATCATGAAAACTGGGATGGTAGTGGATTCCCATTTGGATTATGGGGAAAAAATATATCTATTTATTCTAGAATTATACATGTATGTGATGACTATGTACTAGAGATGATACGTGGTATGTATGTAGGGGCTGATGATCCTATCCAAAGGTCTATAGATAAAATTTTATATGGAAGTGGCACAAAGTATGACCCTAAAATCGTAGAGATATTTAAACAAAATTTAGAAAAAATTAAAAATATGGATTATTAA
- a CDS encoding DMT family transporter has product MKKYLGEIGLFGIAIIWGSGFIGTKLALDGGLSTVQTLTLRFFIASLILGIIFYKKIKENISKESLIAGALLGVFSFVGFATQTLGLVYTTVSKNAFITAVNVVIVPFIGFILYKRKLDKIGVISSFMALVGIAVLSLEADLSINFGDFLTFICAIGFAFHIFFTGEFSKKYNSYVLTVTQFVVAFLLSLILQTVTGETNLNATPVGLMGALYLGIFSTAIGFLLQTMCQSKVDQTRTAIILSTEAVFGTIMSVIIFHEILTTRMVVGCIIIFVSIIVAETKLSFLKKKCVEESTNKIMESQME; this is encoded by the coding sequence ATGAAAAAATATTTAGGAGAAATAGGACTATTTGGAATAGCAATAATATGGGGAAGTGGGTTTATAGGAACCAAGTTAGCCTTAGATGGAGGACTTAGTACCGTACAAACTTTAACTCTTAGATTCTTCATTGCAAGTTTAATACTAGGAATAATATTTTATAAGAAAATCAAGGAAAATATATCAAAAGAATCTTTAATAGCAGGAGCATTACTTGGAGTATTCTCTTTTGTAGGGTTTGCGACACAGACATTAGGTCTTGTATATACTACTGTTTCAAAAAATGCATTCATTACAGCTGTAAATGTTGTGATAGTACCTTTTATAGGTTTTATTTTATATAAAAGAAAGCTTGATAAAATTGGTGTTATAAGTAGTTTTATGGCACTTGTAGGAATTGCAGTATTATCTTTAGAAGCTGATTTAAGTATTAATTTTGGAGACTTCTTAACATTTATATGTGCTATTGGTTTTGCATTTCACATTTTCTTTACAGGAGAATTTAGTAAAAAATATAATTCGTACGTATTAACAGTTACACAGTTTGTAGTAGCTTTTTTATTGTCCTTAATTTTACAAACGGTAACGGGAGAAACCAATCTTAATGCAACGCCAGTAGGGCTTATGGGAGCATTATACTTAGGAATATTTTCTACTGCCATTGGATTTTTATTGCAAACTATGTGTCAATCAAAAGTAGATCAAACAAGAACAGCTATAATTTTATCTACTGAAGCAGTATTTGGAACAATAATGTCTGTGATAATTTTCCATGAAATATTAACTACTAGAATGGTAGTTGGATGTATAATAATTTTTGTGTCAATTATAGTTGCTGAAACTAAATTATCTTTTCTTAAGAAGAAATGTGTAGAAGAATCCACAAATAAAATAATGGAATCTCAGATGGAGTAA
- a CDS encoding deoxynucleoside kinase: MFKLENKSDKCANRDLFITVAGNVGAGKSTLTKLVGEKLGFETHFEKVDGNPYLEDFYKDQDKWGFHLQLYFLAQRFKQQKEIRANGLNNIQDRSIYEDVEIFARNLFDNGKMTKRDYITYRDLFNDMVPHLRTPDLMIYLDGSIDTIIGRIKLRSRDMEKDVDVAYWTNLHNRYENWIKEYNYSPVLYVNINEVDLINKPEHLDMLCDKIKEILNI, translated from the coding sequence ATGTTCAAATTAGAAAACAAAAGTGACAAATGTGCAAATAGGGATTTATTTATAACTGTTGCAGGAAATGTGGGAGCAGGAAAATCCACATTAACAAAATTAGTAGGAGAAAAACTTGGATTTGAAACTCACTTTGAAAAAGTTGACGGAAATCCTTATTTAGAAGATTTCTACAAAGACCAAGACAAATGGGGATTCCATTTACAACTTTATTTCTTAGCTCAAAGATTTAAACAGCAAAAAGAGATACGTGCTAACGGACTTAACAATATACAAGACAGAAGTATATATGAAGACGTTGAAATATTCGCTAGAAACTTATTTGACAATGGCAAAATGACTAAAAGAGATTATATAACTTATAGAGATTTATTCAACGATATGGTTCCTCACCTTAGAACTCCAGACTTGATGATTTATCTTGATGGTTCAATAGACACTATAATAGGTCGTATAAAATTAAGATCTCGTGACATGGAAAAAGATGTGGATGTGGCCTACTGGACAAATCTTCATAATAGATATGAAAACTGGATAAAAGAATACAATTATTCGCCAGTATTATATGTAAATATTAACGAAGTTGACTTAATAAACAAACCAGAGCATTTAGATATGTTATGTGATAAAATTAAAGAAATTTTAAATATATAA
- a CDS encoding deoxynucleoside kinase, with protein MNNKGIFIAIEGPIGAGKTTLANLLNDYLGYTLLREIVEENPFLSKFYTDIKEYALQTEAFFLFNRVKQLEDVNKNILSKCNGVVSDYHIVKNLIFAGITLDNNQFHRYKQVYNIFVNDLPQPDIIIYLNSNTDVLMRRIASRDRSFERQMDRNYIDNLRNEYKYYFNPLSIKHNFTGKEPIIIEVDNSDLDFLNNQSDKKYIIDKVEKAISSLGGNLECSN; from the coding sequence ATGAATAATAAAGGTATATTTATAGCAATAGAAGGCCCTATTGGTGCTGGTAAAACTACTTTGGCAAACTTACTTAACGACTATCTAGGCTATACTCTACTTAGAGAAATCGTAGAAGAAAATCCATTTTTATCGAAATTTTATACTGATATTAAGGAATATGCTTTACAAACAGAAGCATTTTTTTTATTCAATAGAGTAAAACAGCTTGAAGACGTTAATAAAAATATACTTAGCAAATGTAATGGAGTTGTAAGTGACTACCATATAGTAAAAAACCTTATTTTTGCAGGTATTACACTTGATAATAATCAATTTCACAGATACAAGCAAGTTTATAATATATTCGTGAATGATTTACCACAACCAGACATTATCATATATTTAAATTCAAATACGGATGTATTGATGAGAAGAATAGCAAGTAGAGATAGAAGTTTTGAGAGACAAATGGACAGAAATTATATTGATAATCTTCGTAATGAGTACAAATATTATTTCAATCCACTTTCTATTAAACATAACTTTACTGGTAAAGAACCTATCATTATAGAAGTTGATAACTCTGATTTAGACTTCTTAAATAACCAGTCAGACAAAAAATACATTATAGATAAAGTTGAAAAAGCTATATCATCTTTAGGGGGAAATTTAGAATGTTCAAATTAG
- a CDS encoding aminotransferase class V-fold PLP-dependent enzyme, with the protein MEIYLDNAATSFPKPKEVSEAVYDFMTNNGTSSGRGAYKKAMESDFIIYECRKLIGELFNFNNPKNVIFTSNVTESINMVLRGMIKENDHVITSSLEHNAVWRTLKTLEKEKNIDISKVKCDKNGMTKANDVEKLIKENTKLIIFTAASNVIGTIQPIKEIGEIARKNEIPFVVDGAQLCGAYKVNIQKDNIDILTFTGHKSLLGPMGTGGIIINCDYNIEPIKSGGTGGDSAYEYQVDYYPNKLETGTLNVSGICGLRSAIKFLLKEKVEDIYEKEKSLTKYALNILSKVNNIEIYGPKDSEKITPVISFNIKNKKSEEVAHILGDKYNIMVRAGLHCAPCAHEVIGTKEIGTVRVSMGYFNEKEEIEKLAYALNNL; encoded by the coding sequence GTGGAAATATATTTAGATAATGCAGCAACATCTTTTCCAAAGCCAAAAGAAGTAAGTGAGGCAGTGTATGATTTTATGACTAACAATGGTACAAGTTCTGGTAGAGGGGCATATAAAAAAGCAATGGAATCAGACTTTATAATATACGAATGCAGGAAACTTATTGGCGAATTATTTAATTTTAATAATCCTAAAAATGTTATATTTACTTCAAATGTAACAGAATCGATAAACATGGTTCTTAGAGGGATGATAAAAGAAAATGATCATGTAATAACAAGTTCATTAGAACATAATGCAGTGTGGAGAACGTTGAAAACTTTAGAAAAAGAAAAAAATATAGATATAAGTAAAGTAAAGTGTGATAAAAATGGCATGACTAAAGCAAATGATGTGGAAAAATTAATAAAAGAAAATACCAAGCTTATTATATTCACTGCAGCTTCAAATGTTATTGGGACCATACAACCTATTAAAGAAATTGGCGAAATCGCAAGAAAAAATGAAATTCCTTTTGTGGTAGATGGAGCACAACTTTGTGGAGCTTATAAAGTAAATATTCAAAAAGATAATATAGATATACTTACATTTACTGGGCACAAAAGCTTACTAGGTCCCATGGGTACTGGGGGTATTATTATAAATTGTGATTATAATATAGAACCTATAAAAAGTGGAGGAACTGGTGGAGATTCTGCATATGAGTATCAAGTAGATTATTATCCAAATAAGTTGGAAACTGGAACTCTTAATGTGAGTGGTATTTGTGGTTTAAGATCTGCTATTAAATTCCTATTAAAAGAAAAAGTAGAAGATATTTATGAAAAGGAAAAATCCTTAACTAAATATGCTTTAAATATTTTATCTAAAGTAAATAATATAGAAATTTATGGACCAAAGGATAGTGAAAAAATCACACCAGTAATATCTTTTAATATAAAAAATAAAAAATCTGAAGAAGTAGCTCATATACTTGGCGATAAATATAATATTATGGTAAGAGCAGGTCTTCACTGTGCTCCTTGTGCTCATGAAGTAATTGGGACTAAAGAAATAGGAACAGTAAGAGTTAGTATGGGTTATTTTAATGAAAAAGAAGAAATAGAAAAATTAGCTTATGCACTAAATAATTTGTAA
- a CDS encoding (Fe-S)-binding protein, translating to MYIEKLDLKFIQPCTTDSNRIRIKGSFSRNIEDLFPYLNTYLKTAIYNKKAGTLTFNYGPKIIIMYKEEVAVSKLLNETDAFETLDYIKNIINDCADKTDKITPNEDMIRLPSPIDVYGYLPKINCGKCGVATCLAFSTKLINGSFKPNRCIHLGENGNEENKEEVEKIVLMLGYDL from the coding sequence ATGTACATAGAAAAATTAGATTTAAAGTTTATTCAACCTTGTACGACAGATTCAAACAGGATAAGAATTAAAGGAAGCTTTTCACGAAATATTGAAGATTTATTTCCTTATTTAAATACATATTTAAAAACTGCCATTTATAATAAAAAGGCAGGAACGCTGACATTTAATTATGGACCTAAGATAATTATTATGTACAAAGAAGAAGTGGCTGTTTCAAAATTATTAAATGAAACTGATGCTTTTGAAACTTTAGATTACATAAAAAATATTATAAATGATTGTGCTGATAAAACAGATAAAATTACTCCAAATGAAGATATGATAAGACTTCCAAGTCCTATCGATGTATATGGATATTTGCCCAAAATAAACTGTGGTAAATGTGGAGTTGCTACATGTCTTGCATTTTCAACAAAATTAATAAATGGAAGTTTTAAACCAAACAGATGTATCCATTTAGGGGAAAATGGCAATGAAGAAAATAAAGAAGAGGTTGAAAAAATAGTTTTAATGTTAGGATATGATTTATAA
- a CDS encoding NADH peroxidase: MKKFVCTVCGYIHEGETAPEVCPVCKVGAEKFEEMKGEMNWADEHRIGVAQGVDEEIVEGLRANFTGECTEVGMYLAMSRQADREGYPEVAEAYKRIAFEEAEHAAKFAELLGEVVVADTKENLRVRVDAEYGATEGKLKIAKRAKELGLDAIHDTVHEMCKDEARHGKAFLGLLERYFG, from the coding sequence ATGAAAAAATTTGTATGTACTGTATGTGGATATATTCATGAGGGAGAAACTGCTCCAGAAGTATGTCCAGTATGTAAAGTAGGAGCTGAAAAGTTCGAAGAAATGAAAGGTGAAATGAATTGGGCTGACGAGCATAGAATAGGTGTAGCTCAAGGAGTTGATGAAGAAATAGTTGAAGGACTTAGAGCAAACTTCACTGGAGAATGTACAGAAGTTGGTATGTACTTAGCAATGAGTAGACAAGCTGATAGAGAAGGGTACCCAGAAGTTGCTGAAGCTTACAAAAGAATAGCTTTCGAAGAAGCAGAACATGCTGCTAAATTTGCTGAATTATTAGGTGAAGTAGTAGTTGCTGATACTAAAGAAAACTTAAGAGTTAGAGTTGATGCTGAATATGGAGCTACTGAAGGAAAATTAAAAATAGCTAAGAGAGCTAAAGAATTAGGATTAGATGCTATACATGATACAGTTCATGAGATGTGTAAAGATGAAGCTAGACATGGTAAAGCATTCTTAGGATTATTAGAAAGATACTTTGGATAA